CAAGTGAAAAAGCAAGAATGGCCATTAGGAGCTATAGAAGGGGTTTTACCTTGATCTTGTGGAGAAGAATCTCTATCTATGTGTTATAAGCTCTAAGTAATTGAAACAGGTAGAACATCACTAAAATTCTGTCAGTTCTTCAATTCATGCAAAATTACAACTCTAGCCTCTTAGTTGGGTCAATCAATTAAGTACCATCGTCAACTAGACTTGGTTTTAAACGTAGTTTTGTTTAGCTGGAGTAAAAATCGGTGTACCGGATATTACCGAGGAGCCACACTCTCCCACCCATTCTAATCAAGATAAGACGAActtccaccaccaacaacaaaaaaaaaaaaaaaaaaaagaaagtgattatcattatcatctttCTTGAAATATCAACTATCCTCAATGTCATTTAAAGAAGGTTCTAAATTCCCAGAAGGTGTTGAATTCTCTTATAttccaattcaattggATGATTTAGAATTAATCAACCCTTTGAAATGTGATGTGACCAGTCAATTGAAACTTGACAATTTATTAACCAAATTATCCACTACTGATACTcctaatttattaattgtttcTGTCCCTGGTGCTTTTACTCCAACTTGTACTGAATCTCATCTTCCTCCTTATTTAGAAAATTTGACTAAATTACATGACAAGAAAATTGGTGctattgttgttcttgCTACCAatgatcaatttgttgttaatgCCTGGGGGAAAGTTCTAATCAAGGCATacgttgaaaaaaattctgGTAAATTCCCTGAAGTCATATTTGCCAGTGATGGTGGCTTTAGTAATAAATATGGTTTAGCTGGTGATAGAGGTGGtattattagaaataaAAGATATGCTGCTATTATTGATTCTAAAACTAAAGATGTGATATTCTTGGGAGTGGAAACTGAAAAAGGTGTTCAAAATTCTGGAATAGATGCTGTTTTAGCCAAATTATAAAGTATGATAAATAGAATACAGAACTGGATCAGTATATATTAAACACAACTACAAGTAATTTCTTAATATTCTTGTGG
This sequence is a window from Candida dubliniensis CD36 chromosome 7, complete sequence. Protein-coding genes within it:
- a CDS encoding alkyl hydroperoxide reductase, putative (Similar to S. cerevisiae AHP1) produces the protein MSFKEGSKFPEGVEFSYIPIQLDDLELINPLKCDVTSQLKLDNLLTKLSTTDTPNLLIVSVPGAFTPTCTESHLPPYLENLTKLHDKKIGAIVVLATNDQFVVNAWGKVLIKAYVEKNSGKFPEVIFASDGGFSNKYGLAGDRGGIIRNKRYAAIIDSKTKDVIFLGVETEKGVQNSGIDAVLAKL